Proteins co-encoded in one Hymenobacter swuensis DY53 genomic window:
- a CDS encoding isoaspartyl peptidase/L-asparaginase family protein, with amino-acid sequence MLFSRFFRATLLAALLTSPALLQAQSATPSTAAPDASRITLVIHGGAGTITRALMTPEKEKAYQDALNQALDAGYAVLKKGGTALDAVEASVRFMEDSPLFNAGKGAVFTHDGRNEMDAAIMDGRNLAAGSVAGVTVVRNPIRAARAVMEKSEHVLLTGSGAEQFAREKGLAIVPPSYFYTEARYQQLQQALAEERKPGSPDQLNAPTSPSEKSKVKLKGGKPQSTALPESQIFTEGKKYGTVGAVALDQFGNLAAATSTGGMTNKRYGRVGDAPIIGCGTYADNQSCAVSCTGWGEYFIRATVARDVAARVELLHQPVAEAAQATMDKVGKMGGDGGLIALDRQGNIALPFNSAGMYRAYVKANGERQVQIYK; translated from the coding sequence ATGTTGTTCAGTCGTTTCTTTCGTGCCACCCTTCTGGCTGCTCTGCTTACCTCCCCCGCGCTGCTGCAGGCGCAGTCGGCTACCCCGTCTACTGCCGCCCCCGATGCGTCCCGTATCACGTTGGTGATTCACGGTGGCGCCGGTACCATCACCCGGGCTCTGATGACGCCTGAGAAGGAAAAAGCCTACCAGGACGCGCTGAATCAGGCATTGGACGCCGGGTATGCCGTGCTCAAGAAAGGTGGTACTGCCCTCGACGCCGTGGAGGCCTCCGTGCGGTTCATGGAAGATTCGCCCCTGTTCAATGCTGGCAAAGGAGCCGTATTCACCCACGATGGCCGCAACGAAATGGATGCTGCCATTATGGACGGCCGTAACCTGGCCGCCGGCTCCGTGGCCGGCGTTACGGTGGTGCGCAACCCTATCCGGGCGGCCCGGGCTGTCATGGAGAAGTCAGAGCATGTGTTGCTGACCGGTTCCGGAGCCGAGCAGTTTGCCCGCGAAAAAGGCCTAGCCATAGTGCCACCCAGCTATTTTTACACAGAAGCTCGGTATCAGCAGCTCCAGCAAGCCTTGGCAGAGGAGCGCAAGCCCGGTAGCCCCGATCAGCTGAACGCACCTACTTCCCCGTCTGAAAAGAGTAAAGTGAAGCTGAAAGGCGGCAAGCCCCAGAGCACAGCCCTGCCCGAAAGCCAGATCTTCACCGAAGGAAAGAAGTACGGCACCGTTGGCGCTGTCGCCCTCGACCAGTTCGGGAATCTAGCTGCCGCCACCAGCACCGGGGGGATGACCAATAAGCGCTACGGCCGCGTCGGCGACGCGCCCATCATCGGCTGCGGTACCTACGCCGATAACCAGTCCTGTGCCGTATCGTGTACCGGCTGGGGTGAATACTTTATTCGGGCTACTGTGGCCCGGGATGTGGCGGCCCGGGTGGAGTTGCTGCACCAGCCGGTAGCAGAGGCCGCCCAGGCTACCATGGATAAAGTGGGAAAAATGGGTGGTGATGGCGGGCTGATTGCCCTGGACCGGCAGGGCAATATTGCGCTGCCCTTCAACTCAGCCGGCATGTACCGGGCTTATGTAAAGGCCAACGGTGAGCGGCAGGTGCAGATTTATAAATAG
- a CDS encoding protein-disulfide reductase DsbD family protein, whose protein sequence is MFFRYYFLLPLLLVLSMAGSAAGQILQPTKLSTALSKPTARVGEELDLIVTARIDDKWHLYATDFDPDLGPTVFTFTFAKSPAYELVGAPKSIGATKHYDDVFKGNVTYFEKTGRITQRIRLLQPGPLTIKAETEFQSCTDVDGRCIPGEESLNFGLIEVTGSAVAPATPAATKGTTGAVAPVATPAASVTTASADTAATAVAVAPAAQATADTTPVVTAAPAVAEVAGAMGAASGATAALSENSLWGFALLAFLSGLGALLTPCVFPLIPMTVSIFTKGSANRRQGILKALVYGLSIIFIYVVVGLLTTILLGADGLNLISTHWLPNLIFFAVFVVFGLSFLGLFEITLPHGMVNKIDEQADKGGWAGVFFMALTLVVVSFSCTGPIVASILTMAAQGERIQPVVGMLGFSLAFALPFMLFALFPTWLKSLPSSGGWLNTVKVTLGFVELMLALKFLSMADLAYHWNLLPRDIYLVLWIALSGLLGLYLLGRFKLSHDSDLSHLSVGRLLMAVLAFSFMTYLVPGLFGAPLPLLAGYLPPQSRNDFSLAASSEAPAVSTGTTPDAQCEAPRYAEFLELPHGLQGFFDLEQAKRCAKARNKPIFIDFTGHACVNCRKMEATVWKDPEVLRRLRNDFVVVALYVDDKAPLPRNEWYTSAHDQKEKTTLGKKNADLQLTGFNVNAQPYYVLLDPNAPADLAHTLTPPIAYEPDVAGFVKFLDAGLARYRQQVATR, encoded by the coding sequence ATGTTCTTCCGATATTATTTTCTGCTGCCGCTGCTGCTCGTGTTGAGCATGGCCGGCAGTGCTGCCGGCCAAATTCTGCAGCCCACCAAGCTTTCCACGGCTCTCAGCAAGCCCACCGCTAGGGTAGGCGAGGAACTGGACCTCATCGTGACGGCCCGCATCGACGACAAGTGGCACCTCTACGCTACCGACTTCGACCCCGATCTTGGTCCGACGGTGTTTACCTTCACCTTCGCCAAAAGCCCGGCCTACGAGCTAGTGGGCGCGCCCAAATCCATCGGGGCCACCAAGCATTATGATGACGTGTTCAAGGGCAACGTCACGTATTTCGAAAAAACCGGCCGCATTACCCAGCGCATCCGGCTGTTGCAGCCCGGCCCGCTCACCATCAAGGCCGAAACCGAGTTTCAGAGCTGTACTGATGTAGATGGCCGTTGCATTCCCGGCGAGGAAAGCCTGAACTTCGGCCTAATTGAGGTAACTGGCTCCGCTGTTGCGCCGGCTACCCCGGCTGCCACCAAAGGCACTACCGGTGCCGTTGCGCCGGTTGCCACGCCCGCCGCTAGTGTGACTACCGCTTCAGCTGACACGGCTGCTACTGCCGTGGCGGTAGCACCAGCAGCCCAGGCCACCGCCGATACTACCCCAGTCGTTACCGCCGCGCCCGCTGTTGCCGAAGTTGCTGGTGCGATGGGAGCTGCTTCAGGGGCCACTGCCGCCCTAAGTGAAAACAGTTTGTGGGGGTTCGCGCTGCTGGCGTTTCTGTCGGGGCTGGGGGCACTGCTCACGCCGTGTGTGTTTCCGCTCATTCCCATGACGGTTTCTATTTTTACGAAAGGCTCCGCCAACCGCCGGCAAGGTATTTTGAAGGCGTTGGTGTACGGGTTGTCTATCATCTTTATTTATGTGGTGGTTGGGTTGCTGACTACCATACTGCTCGGGGCCGACGGCCTCAACCTCATCAGCACCCACTGGCTGCCTAATCTGATTTTCTTCGCAGTTTTTGTGGTGTTCGGCCTCTCCTTTTTGGGTCTGTTTGAAATCACGCTGCCACATGGCATGGTCAATAAGATTGACGAGCAGGCCGATAAAGGCGGCTGGGCGGGGGTATTTTTTATGGCCCTCACGCTGGTGGTCGTTTCCTTTAGCTGCACCGGCCCCATCGTGGCATCTATTCTGACGATGGCCGCGCAGGGCGAAAGAATCCAGCCGGTTGTTGGGATGCTGGGCTTTTCGCTGGCCTTTGCCTTGCCTTTCATGTTATTCGCGTTGTTTCCCACCTGGCTGAAAAGTCTGCCCAGCTCCGGCGGCTGGCTCAACACCGTAAAAGTCACGCTGGGATTCGTGGAGCTGATGCTGGCCCTCAAATTCCTGAGCATGGCCGACCTGGCTTATCACTGGAATCTGCTTCCACGCGACATTTATCTGGTCCTCTGGATTGCGCTATCAGGTTTGCTGGGGCTGTATTTGTTGGGGCGTTTCAAACTATCCCATGACTCCGACCTCTCACACTTGAGCGTGGGTCGCCTGCTGATGGCCGTGCTGGCGTTCAGCTTCATGACGTATCTGGTGCCGGGCCTATTTGGGGCCCCGCTGCCGCTGCTGGCCGGCTATCTGCCCCCCCAGAGCCGTAACGACTTCTCCCTGGCCGCTTCTTCTGAAGCTCCGGCCGTATCCACCGGCACCACGCCCGACGCGCAGTGCGAAGCGCCGCGCTATGCCGAGTTTCTGGAATTGCCGCACGGGTTGCAGGGCTTCTTCGATCTGGAACAGGCCAAGCGCTGCGCCAAGGCCCGCAACAAACCTATTTTTATCGATTTCACCGGCCATGCCTGCGTCAATTGCCGCAAGATGGAAGCTACCGTCTGGAAGGATCCGGAAGTATTACGCCGCCTGCGCAACGACTTTGTGGTGGTAGCCCTGTATGTGGATGACAAAGCCCCTCTGCCCCGCAACGAGTGGTACACCTCCGCCCACGACCAAAAGGAAAAAACCACGCTCGGTAAGAAAAACGCCGATTTACAGCTGACCGGCTTCAACGTGAATGCCCAGCCTTATTACGTACTGCTTGACCCCAACGCCCCCGCCGATTTAGCTCATACGCTCACGCCACCCATTGCCTACGAACCCGATGTAGCGGGGTTCGTCAAGTTTTTAGACGCCGGGCTGGCCCGTTACCGCCAGCAGGTAGCCACCCGCTAA
- a CDS encoding hemolysin family protein yields the protein MILNIVFTVLLVLLNGFFVAAEFAFVKVRPSQIDIKAQSGNRLAKLVQSMLHDLNYYLSATQLGITVASLALGWVGESVVAAVVLAIIDRLGLTLTPTVVHQIAIATSFTLITIMHIVLGEQAPKVLAIQKPETTSMAIAIPLRAFAFITFPLIWVLDRLSNMVAGLFGGNATHGSEVHTSEELRLLLDQSKQSGEIQESEHELLENVFEFNDRMVKQIMVPRTKLAAIDVNTPQDGILEMVYNEGYSRIPVFEGNIDNIVGVLYVKDLLQIIRRNEAIELPKIMRPAYFVPETKKINRLLRQFQRKHMHMAIVSDEFGGVSGIVTIEDIMEELVGEIQDEYDNEVPVVEKVSETDYRVNTATPISDANEYLPHPLPEGDDYETVGGLLNVLYGNIPEVGDVAVLDNYEFRVLKRSRRSVAICTPGCRPAKSSP from the coding sequence ATGATCTTAAATATCGTTTTCACTGTTCTGCTGGTACTGCTGAACGGTTTTTTTGTGGCAGCAGAGTTTGCTTTCGTTAAAGTTCGCCCGTCGCAGATAGACATCAAGGCGCAGAGCGGAAACCGGCTGGCCAAACTCGTGCAGAGTATGCTGCACGACCTCAACTACTACCTATCGGCTACGCAGCTGGGCATTACGGTGGCGTCGTTGGCACTGGGTTGGGTGGGTGAAAGCGTGGTGGCAGCCGTGGTGCTGGCCATCATTGACCGGCTGGGTCTGACGCTCACGCCTACTGTGGTTCACCAGATTGCCATTGCCACGTCGTTTACGCTCATCACCATTATGCACATCGTGCTGGGGGAGCAGGCCCCCAAGGTGCTGGCCATTCAGAAGCCCGAAACTACTTCCATGGCTATTGCCATTCCACTACGGGCCTTTGCTTTCATTACGTTTCCGCTGATTTGGGTGCTCGACCGGCTGTCGAATATGGTGGCCGGCCTGTTTGGCGGCAATGCTACTCACGGCTCCGAAGTACACACGTCGGAAGAGCTACGCCTGCTGCTGGATCAGAGCAAGCAGAGCGGTGAAATTCAGGAGTCGGAGCACGAGCTGCTGGAAAACGTGTTTGAGTTCAACGACCGGATGGTGAAGCAGATTATGGTGCCCCGCACTAAGCTGGCCGCCATTGATGTGAACACGCCCCAGGATGGCATCCTGGAAATGGTGTATAACGAGGGCTACTCGCGCATTCCGGTGTTCGAGGGCAACATCGACAACATCGTGGGGGTGCTCTACGTGAAGGATCTGCTCCAGATTATCCGGCGCAACGAAGCTATTGAGCTGCCCAAAATCATGCGGCCGGCTTACTTCGTACCCGAAACCAAAAAGATTAACCGCCTGCTACGCCAGTTTCAGCGCAAGCACATGCACATGGCCATCGTCAGCGACGAATTCGGCGGCGTCTCGGGTATCGTAACCATTGAGGACATCATGGAGGAACTGGTAGGGGAAATTCAGGATGAGTACGACAACGAGGTGCCGGTAGTAGAAAAGGTGTCGGAAACCGATTACCGCGTGAATACGGCCACCCCCATTTCCGACGCCAACGAGTACCTGCCGCATCCGTTGCCCGAGGGCGACGACTATGAAACGGTAGGTGGCCTGCTCAATGTGCTTTACGGCAACATTCCGGAAGTAGGCGACGTGGCCGTGCTTGACAACTACGAGTTCCGGGTACTGAAACGCTCCCGCCGCTCCGTAGCTATCTGTACGCCGGGGTGCCGGCCCGCAAAATCAAGCCCGTAA